The following nucleotide sequence is from Diospyros lotus cultivar Yz01 chromosome 3, ASM1463336v1, whole genome shotgun sequence.
taaaacaaaatcaatcttATCTCAAATCAATGAAATAACTAAAAAGATAATGAAGAATAAATCGAACTATGAAGCAATATAAAAGACAGCTCGATTCCCAAGGATCCTGGCCTCCAAAATAGATTTACACCGTTCAGATCTTAGAACCACGAGTCCATAACGTACCTTCCAAATTTCAGCTCAATGAACCCATAATAGATCATTCGATCGCCGCTatgtaaacaaaaataaaaattctaaccAAACCACAAACCAAAACGAAAAATGACTCAATTTTTAAGAATTCAGGCCATCAAATAAAATCTTCACTATCCAGATCTTATAACAAGGAGTCTCAAACATACTCTTAAAAGTTTAGATCAATCGGGGCACAAACGACCATCTGATCGACTGTTCAATTATAGTTGTGCaagcaaaaatgaaaatttgaatttctcttaGAAGTTTGCcatttttcttctattattttttttctatttttcccctCTTGTTATGCATGAATTTTAGACTAGACTAAAAAAAACTCTAATTCATTAAGGATATTTTGATTATGTGAAATAAAGATATTGGTAAAAGAAATCGAGATATTCTTTTATAAAACACCTCAACTATTATCGAGTCATTATTGGACCATTTTCCAgctaaaaaaaaactcaaccCAATAGTTAACCTGccaaaatatttgagaaatacaAAAATACCTTTCTTTCCAAAAAAACCCATTGGAGGAATAGATTAAATAAAAAGcaagaaatatatttttgttttttaatattttagtttgatAATATCAtcaccaaaaaatatataatctatatatcTAGAAGTCCatcttgtattatttttctcatacttatatatgaaaatgttacttggcaaaataagagaaaaaaaatataaatagagaaaagaaatgtgagactaaaaataatttaacttaaaattactTCTATTTTCAAATTACATTAATTGAGAAGCATATAATGTTGAACCAGCTTTTACCTTTGGACTTCGGTAATgggtcaaatatatattattaaaatgatgatcttgaaaatataaagaaagttcaagaaTCAAACCATAATTATTAGAAAGTCATGATTGCAAATAGAAAGACAGCAAAATGGATCAGTAACACGTAAACCCCCAAAAATGTTCCAAATTAATCCCTCgattatgataattgattgtaTATATGTACACTTCACGCACgcgcgcacacatatatatgactTCTTTACTCTTTTAGCTGCCCTTTCCCTCCCTGAGGTCAAACAAAATAATTGGAAAAATAAGGTAATGCAATTTCAGCTCGTTGATCTTGCTTTGGTTTTGATTCTCATCATCGTTCTATAATTTCGATTTATTACGTTCGATCTGATAGATTTTTGAGCTGCAAAAGATAGAATGCTGTTCAGAAACTGTTTCCTGTTATTCTGACGATGTTCATCGATTTGTATGCTTCCTTGATGTTTAGTTTCGTACTCTACTAATCGGAGATTATGGGTTCAGGgtgaaaaactgaaaattggTTCTGGGTTTTGCTGATATTATatattgcaattgaattttcgTCTTAGGGTAAAAGTTATCTATTGAATGCTGATACTGAGAGCACTAAGAATTGGGTGCTTTTGTTTTCGAGTGATGGTTGCAAGAAATATTTTCAGGAAACGATCTTATGGgttgttattttaattctcaATTGGCAACTACAAGTTGACGGCCTAAAAGGGAATCTGAATTGACCACCAATATCTTCTCTGTTTGCAAGCTAAGAAACAGAATGGAAGACAAGCCTTAGttgaatatttaataaaatgagaGTGGAAGCTTCAAAGACGCTCTTGTAGTATGGAAGCAAATGACCTAGTGAAACAGAATGATTCACAACAGTGTTAAGGTTGCCTTGTTACCTACACTCTTTGGCATGGCTCCAGTCTCCCTGTCTTAGGCTGCCAAAGTTTCCTTTCTAGTGTTTCTAGCCATTCTAACTTTCTCGGAAGCCAAACTACTCAAATTCAGAACAACAAACATGGTTCTGTGTATGCAAGACTACCAAACAGGCTATAACATCACCTCTATACCAGTTGCCGGAAATGCTCTTACAGAAGGGTTCGAATGAAACTTGAGCCAATGTCAGGACCTTACGTGGAACTTGgggtaaaattatattttgtttcctATGGTTGTAACAATAGGCGGGTAAATGTCGTAGATTGTAACGGTAGGCAAATAAGCAGTTAGTAGGCAGTTGGGAGGGTGTAGTAAGCTGTTAGTCTGTTGGAGGATGTAACCATCAGATTGTTAAGATTGTAACCTCCAAGGATTGGCAGGAAAGGGGCTGTATAAGAGCTCCCTATTCAATAATGGTGGTAACGAATTTCATAACCATatactctcttctctctctctttgactTCTCTCATTcgttctcttctctctctctttcctaaCCCTAATTTCCCTCGCCATTGGAGAAACTCCCTGTCAGGACACGAGGTCCTAACAGCCAAGTTGGCTTGTAACAAGATGGGTAGAGGTGTGTGACACCGTATGTCCCTAAACTTAAGAATAGTTTCCACCTCCTCAATAAACGGTGCAAGCACTCAGGTGGTTATCTCTCAAGATACAACAAGCTCTTCCAAACTTGTGTCACTCATAGGTTTCGGGGACAAAAAGTGTCAAGGAAACAATGTCCACTCTAACTTgcaccggggggggggggggggatccaaccaatgtgggacaaaGACTCTATATAGACCATTTGAAATACCACTTGATTTACAACAGTTGGGAGGGCTCATGGCATCTATGTGAGCTGGTCTTTGGATGGCAGTGACTTGAACCTTCTGCCCTCAATTGTGTTCACAAACAAGGAGTATAATGGCAGCACACTTGAGATCCAAGGTGCTGACAGGCTTTATAGGGAGGTGTCTGTGGTTTCTGGCACCGGCAAGCTAAGAGTTTCTAGGGGTTATGCTACATTGGAGACTGCTTatgtggatttttttttttttttttgggggggggggggggggtggcacGTGCtgtttcataaaataaaaaccaGTGGTAGTAGTACTACTTGGTTTTAGGAtggtaattatattttaattccaCCTCGAACataatagtaattataaaataatgaagCTGTATGTTTAGCCGTTAAATTTTTTCTGATGTGTATATGtacttgtttatttattttgaatatctGTTTGCAGTTTGCTGGGCTAAAATCTGAAGCACCAGTTAAGTAATCTTGCTGTCAGTGTAATGTTTTGTTTGCTTGCACGAGCCAGAACAGTATGATGAAGTTCACAATTGCTCGCTGGAATCTgataattgcataaaaattgGTGTCCAATTGCATATTTCATTTGAACCAACATCTTCTGATGACTTCTTTTGTTTCCAGTTTTTTGCCTTCTATTTTTTGTGGAGTCATAAGTGTGCACCTTGTTTTTTAAAGTTCGGGCCTGAGAGTCATGTTTGCATTAGAAATTAATTCTCAACAGTGGTCTGCTTGATCTTTGAAAATTCTACTAAGGTTCGCAAGCTggtcttataaatatattttagtattcCTGTTGAACTTTGAAGAGAAACCAGGGAACACTGAGATGTGCTTGAGCACTCAGAAGCTTTTTCTGAAGTTCACAAGGTTTTGGCCTCAGAAAAGTGGCTTCTGTTCATCTTTGATGAGACTGGGCCTTTACATCTACCTCATCTATTCAACATGTCCCAAATGTGTAGTGTGATAATTTTTTACAAAGTGCAACATACTAGTGTATGGCATGTGTGAAAGATGGTTGAGGTGATGCTGCCATTAATTTCTGCAAGATAGGTCCCGAACATCACATAAGCAGGAGACAGTGAGGTTTTGAAAATCCGGAATGGATAAAGAAGGGAACATGTTGCTGCAAAGATATGAATTAGGGAGACTACTCGGTGAAGGAACCTTTGCCAAGGTTTACCATTCAAAATGTACCAAAACTGGCCAGTGTGTGGCCATTAAAGTGATAGACAAAGAGAAAGTTTTGAGGGTTGGGATCATTGATCAGATTAAACGAGAAATATCTGTTATGAGATTGCTCAGGCACCCTAATATTGTGCAGCTTTATGAAGTCATGGCCACCAAAACTAAGATTTATTTTGTGTTAGAATATGCTAAAGGAGGTGAGCTTTTTAATAAGGTGGCTAAAAGAAAGCTGAAAGAGAATGTTGCTCGAAAGTACTTTCAGCAGTTGGTCAATGCTGTTGATTTCTGCCACAGCAGGGGTATCTATCACCGAGACCTGAAACCAGAAAATTTACTGTTAGATGAGAATGAGAATATTAAGGTTTCCGATTTTGGCTTAAGCGCCCTTGCCAAGTCAAAGCATCAAGACGGGCTTCTTCACACCATTTGTGGTACTCCTGTGTATGTTGCTCCTGAGGTGATTAACAGGAAAGGATATGACGGGGCCAAAGCTGACATCTGGTCGTGTGGGGTTATCCTATTTGTTCTTTTGGCTGGTTATCTCCCATTTCATGATCCAAACTTGATGGAAATGTATAGCAAGATTGAAAAAGCAGAGTATAAATGCCCCAGTTGGTTTCCGGCAGAAGTACGGAAATTATTGTCAAGGATATTGGATCCAAATCCCAGGACTAGAATTTCCATTGCCTTAATCAAGGAAAACCCTTGGTTTAAGAGGGGATTGAACTCTAAAGCAACAAAAATTGATACAGATAGCAAGCAAACTTCTTCTCTGCATACAGGTATAGCTACTGGTCCCTGTGAATTTAATAGTGTGGCTGCTGAGGAAAAGCAAGAAATTGTACAACCCACTTGCTTGAATGCTTTCGAAATCATCTCTCATTCTCCTGGATTTGATCTATCTAGCTTGTTCGAGGATCCTCATTTAAAGAAAGAAGCAAGATTTTCTTCCAGGCAACGTGCCTCAGTCATCATATCTAAGCTAGAGGAAATGGCAAAGCATCTGAATCTTAAAGTGAAGAAAAAGGTTGGAGGCTTACTGGAATATGAGGGAGCGAAGGAAGGTAGAAAGGGCATCTTGTGCATCCATGCAGAGATTTACGAAATCACTCCATCCTTTCATTTAGTGGAGGTGAAGAAATCTGCTGGGGATACGCTGGAATATCGAAAGATTCTGCAAGAGGGTATTAGACCGGCTCTTGAAGATATTGTCTGGGCTTGGCAAGGCGACCATCACCAGCATCTACAAATGGAACTACAGCCACAACCCCTCCCAGAGAAGCAGCGACGGCAGCAAGAACAGCTGCATGAGCAATTACCTTGATGGCTTGATCATAATTCATTGCCCAATCTCCGTGCTTTGTATGGCTTGTCAATATGTTTATAACCTGTGGTTTCACTTTCACCCAATCTGTTGATCAGTTGATGGGTCCTAGTTTGTGTTGTTAACATTTCCCTGTCTGTGTACATGTGTATCACGAGTTTAATCATCTCATCAGATGCTAGTCATGAACCAGTCCAGCACTTTTGATGGTTGCTTATGTTACTTCCAGTTCCAGGATTGCTTTGATTGGTAATGGAGTTCTCTTATGGTTGCCTCTCATTTTGAACCGCCCCTTTggtttgtgtttttgtttgtaTTCGTCAAAGATAAAAGCTAGAATCCAGGTGACATCATGTGTAATGACCACCAATGGTTGGCAACTCAAGGGAAATGATAGGTCATTCACCACTTGAGTCTCTTCCACGGGTCTTACAATGCTTTGTTAGGCTTTCTGAGAAACGCATTAACTTTTTCACCTTTTAAATTTGGATAAATGCAAGGCATGGTACCATTTTGAGGTATAATAGGAGAGCAACACAAATTTACAAGGCGCCCCGCTAAAATCTTGAGTTGGCAAGTGCTCGGGGGATCAAGGAATCTATGTTGGGGaggttgaaattttaaaaaattaatgtaataaaattcttatataattaatgttaagatttgggtttgaaattaataataaaagttaattttaaaaagttattatttggatttatttgaaattaataataagatttgggtgaatttagttttgaaattataatttttacgaAGAATCACACATTTTGTGAgaagttgtaatttttttgagttaggttgttattaaaaaacttttatactaaaaaattaaattttgtagtGGGTTATCCTAAACTTTAACTCTGGACAATTCACTAGTAAATCTGTCGTTGCAAGTACTTTATCTATCCCAATAAACTGTCATTGGATGATGGTTTAGTTTCAATTAAATGgataatatttgtatttatatttaaaattggtTAACACCAACTTTAAGGTTACAAATCAAGAATAGTCTAACGAAATCAATCAATTTCTTCAAACAAGGGGCTGAATGCAGCACTTTGTCAAACGAGGTGAATGGTAAATTCACCCTCTCATCTAACAAAATTGATTAATTCTATGGCTCTGCCCAACACACTCTTTTGTAAAAAAGTTACTTGTTTTGCTAGATTTTAGTTttgaatataagaaaaatacaattttaacCTCAAACAagttaagaaattttttaattactttttaggTGAACACTAACTTTATAACTATAgatcaatattttttaaaaaagtcatCTTATTTGATTAGACTTAAATAGTCAAAATGCTACTTAGCTTACAAGTCTTTAttctaacattttaaaaaagttataagggtaactttttgttttttaaatttaaaactacacacaaaataattaaggatgtgtttgattgtacaagaaaaaaaataaaaaaaattccattgtttaaaaaaaaatcaaaaccaaccCCCTCTAAAAATTGATTTCCcttgattttaaagaaaatatggtatttttgtacttatgaaaaaaattaccaatcaaacacttaaaattaaaatttaactgaaaaatattttattttatatgttaatcAAACACATCCTAAAGTTGATGAATAAAAAGACAAATGTACACTCAAACAAACTTGAAATCCCAACAAGGTGCTCTATCTTCCTTCTTGTTCATTGTTTGCCATTTGTGACTTACCAGTCAATGGTCACCTGCTCTGGTCGCTATTATCTCCTTCTTCACATTGTTTgccaaaaacataaaaagtaGCAAAATCATATCATCGTTGCCTTTCTTTATATTGTCATCACTTTATCTCCAGCaaatctctatctctctcaccCTTCTAAGTTTTGGATTGTTCAATTTGTTTTTAGACAGTGAGTTTcaacaatttaaatttattatcgtGATAATTTTTAGATCTCTAATCTATCACTTTAGATTCTATATTGGTGATATTTGTCagtcattaaattttttgtCAATGACACGAATGCTCCTTTTAGTCTTCTAAAATTgaggatttttttatttttttaattatatatttatataacacaatagtttataaataatttatttataacagtgtatatatagtttatacaacaaaaataaattataaactatataaatatatagtcTATTAGTTATGTTTTTTTATCACACTAAGTGcctttttaatgaatttatttatttaagtgatgtgttatttttttaacattttacaaCTTATCACAACTTAtaacatttgttttaattaaatacacaattttttaattaataacttaaaataaatcTTATCAAAACATTTCATTAACTTAACACACACTGTGTAttgtgtaatttaaaattttaaaaaacttaaaattaaaaataatttaatactcTCTTCAGAAAATGCATAAGCAAACGGCCCCTTAAAGTTTCATCACCAAAACTCCCCAAATCCCTAACCCAAAATCCATCCCCAATCTGCTCCCCATAATCCCATATCATTCCtctgttctctctttctccttcgtCCCTCTTGTCGGTCGCCCTATCATCGTTGGTGCCCCCGTCCGTCGTCGCTGCTCCggcctctcttttctttctcacattCCTCCCTCTCGTCGTTCGCCCTATCATCTTCGGCGTCGCTGCTCCGGCGTCCCTGTTCGTCGTCGCTGCTGCGGCCTCACTCGATCTTTGCTCCTCCAGAATTTTCAGAGTCCATTATCTGGTTTGTGATTTTTACTGTGAACAAGTTTGTGGTTGGATGTTGATTATTTGCTGTGGCTGTGTGTTTTGTTGGGGTTTTCTAGATCTGGATTATTTGTTGGATATAATTCGTATATGTTAGATCTGACTCATATAATGTCAATGTTGATTATATGTTAGATCTCTGTGTGTATATAAGTTGTGTTAGTTTCAGCAACTTGAGAATAAacagaagaaaagagaaagggatCTTGTTGCCTTGAAACTGACATCATGGTCATTGTTTATATTtcaataatttgatatttgctTATAATCTCAATTGGTTTCATATAATCTGTTTTGTTGGATATGCAACAAGATGGCACTAATAAGGCTGGCTGGTTCACTAATGAAAAAGGAAACAGAGAGGGGATGAATGATGTTCCTGATAAGGGTCGGACCTCCACTGGTTGGGATGACTTAGTGCACTTTCAGTTTATAGAGttgatagaaaaagaaattgagaaaggaAATAGGCCGTGGTCTTTCATAAAAAAGATGGTTGGAAAAATTTggtcaaaatttttaatgagGGTTTCACGAAAGAAGGATAATGGAATTCTTCGTTATTGTCTTATTCACTTCCAAAGAGGCTGATTTGATTTATACACCAGCTTCCTATTAGAATTAGGAAGTTGCCAAAAACATTTAAAGAAAGATTCTAAAACCTAGATTAGGAAACCTACACAACTTTAGGATACAACAACTTATAGAAACAATTAATCTAAATCTACAAGATACACAAGATATATTCCTtataaatcaatcaatcaatcataatCTATAGGATTGGAAACCATATTTGCTgacactcccccttaagattGGGAGTAGATATCCTTCATTCCAATCTTGCTTGTCATCTTCTTGAACACGGTTGTTGGAAGGCCCTTGGTTAGCATATCTGCAACTTGATCTCCCGAGGAGATATAGGGCGTACAAATCATCCCACCatccaacttctcttttataaaatgtctatccacttcaacatgctttGTTCCATCATGTTGAATTGGATTATATGCGATACTAATGGctgatttgttatcacaatagAGTCTCATAGGTGTTGTCCACTCAACCTTGAGATCctccaataatatttttaactataATAGCTCACACATACCTAGGGCCATAGATTGAAACTCGGCTTCAACACTTGACCGAGtaaccacattttgttttttgctcctccatGTGATCAAGTTACCCCCCAGTAAGGTACAATAGTCAGAGGTTGACCTTCTATCCACCACTCATCCTGCATAGTTAGCATTTTTGTATGCTTCTAGTAACATAGCTTCACCTTTTTTAAATAGAATGCCCTTCCCAGGTGTGCCCTTCAGATAGTGTAGGATTCTATAGACAGCTTTCAGATGAGATTTCCTTGGAgtatgcatgaattggctgacAACTCCCACAACATTTACTATGTCTGGCGAGTATGAGCCAAGTATATCAACCGCCCAACTAGCCTTTGGTAGGCCTCTTTATCAACCAAATCATCCTCTAATGCCTCACTTAGCTTATGGTTTGGATCAATGGGGTTTTCCACTGCTTTGCAACCGAGAAGCCCTCTTTCTCTTAGGAGATCCAgtacatatttttgttgagagataaAAATACCTTCTTTGGAATGAGCCACAtttattcccaaaaaatatttcaacctccccaaatctttaatttcaaactctttcACCAAACATTTCTGTAGCTGTTGTATGCCGTCTTCATTGTTACCAATGACTACTATGTCATCCACGTAAACGAGCAGAACTGTGACTCCCCCTGTGGCCGAGTGGTGGAAGAAAAGAGTGTGATCGCCTTGACTTTGCCGGTACCCCATATGAAGCATCACACCTGTAAACCTCCCAAACCACACCCTTGGTGACTGTTTTAAGCCATAGAGGGCTTTCTTGAGGCGACAAACAACAGGTTCTTTTGTAGTAGCAGAATACCCTGGTGGCACTTCCATGTAGACTTCTTCCTCGAGTGTaccatgcaaaaatgcattctttacaTTAAATTGATGTAAAGACCAATCTAGGTTAGCTTCCAACGAAAGAATCACCCTAACTGTGTTGAGCTTAGCTACGGGAGCAAAGGTGTCTTAAGTAATCCACTCCATACACCTGTGTATATCCCTTGGCCACCAATCTTGCCTTGTATCGGTCTAAGGTCCCATCATATTTGTATTTCACTGTATAAACCCATTTATACCCCATCGGATGCTTCCCCTTAGGCAATGGGACTAAATCCCACGTCTGATTTTTGTCAAGGGCAGCCATCTCAGCTTCCATGGCATCCTTCCAATGCTTATCCCTTATGGCTTCATAAAAAGTTTTTGGAATGGGAATGGTATGAAGATTGCTAAGAAAGGTTTTATGGGCTGAGGAGAGTTTAGAATATGAGAGGAAGAGATGTAGGGGATGTTTAGTGCAGGTTCTTGTTCCTTTTCGAAGAGCAATAGGCCAATCAAGATCACTGTGAGATGTATTAGTTGTGGAAATAGGTTCAATTGACTTCTCAGaattatcaaaaacaaaaacagatgAGGAGTTAGAGATGGAATTACTTGAAGAGGATTCCAAAAAAGAGACTAAGTTGTCAGTGCCTTTCTTGTCTGTAACTGGAGTAAAGCTAGGAGTGGATGTTGAGGCTCGCATAGGACTAGGTTCTGGTCTCTGCCTCCTTGAGTATACCTGCAGTGGTCTAAGAGTATTTGGGGACTTTTCTCTCGATGTCAGTCTCGAAGAGTCCTGTAGGTCAGTAGGTGGTTGAAGAGATGATAACACGTCCTGGTTTGAGAGAATGAACGGATACTCCTCAGTGGACATATTGAAATTCTATTCTTGAGCAGTAGAATTTTTAAAGTATGGCTCATTCTCAGCAAATGTCACATCAGCAGACACAAAAAACTTTCTGGTAAGGGGATGATAGCAGCGGTACCCTTTCTGGGTTGGAGAATACCCAGTGAACACTCATTGTAGGGCACGAGGGTACTCTATTGACAGTAGGTATATGGACATAGGCTGTGCACCCGAATATCTTGGGTTGCCAATGACTAGTTGtatgaaaattagaaaaataatcaattagGAGTTGAATTGGACTACGAGATGCTAGGGTTTTTGAAGGAAGCCTATTAATGAGAGTAGTGACAGTAAGTGCTGCTTCCCTCCAATAGTATTTAGGGACACGGTGATGAAAAAGAAGGGCTCTAACCACAGTTAATAGGTGTTTGTTTTTCCTCTTTGCCACCCCATTCTGTTGGGGAGTGTAGGGACAAGAGGATTCATGTATAATACCTTTTTTTGGGAAAAACAGCGAGAGGGATTGATTAAAAAAGTCTTTAGCATTGTCAGATCGAAATCTCTTTATCCCTacaccaaattggttttgaatcatGTTATagaatgttgaaaaaatt
It contains:
- the LOC127798125 gene encoding CBL-interacting protein kinase 2-like gives rise to the protein MDKEGNMLLQRYELGRLLGEGTFAKVYHSKCTKTGQCVAIKVIDKEKVLRVGIIDQIKREISVMRLLRHPNIVQLYEVMATKTKIYFVLEYAKGGELFNKVAKRKLKENVARKYFQQLVNAVDFCHSRGIYHRDLKPENLLLDENENIKVSDFGLSALAKSKHQDGLLHTICGTPVYVAPEVINRKGYDGAKADIWSCGVILFVLLAGYLPFHDPNLMEMYSKIEKAEYKCPSWFPAEVRKLLSRILDPNPRTRISIALIKENPWFKRGLNSKATKIDTDSKQTSSLHTGIATGPCEFNSVAAEEKQEIVQPTCLNAFEIISHSPGFDLSSLFEDPHLKKEARFSSRQRASVIISKLEEMAKHLNLKVKKKVGGLLEYEGAKEGRKGILCIHAEIYEITPSFHLVEVKKSAGDTLEYRKILQEGIRPALEDIVWAWQGDHHQHLQMELQPQPLPEKQRRQQEQLHEQLP